A window from Numida meleagris isolate 19003 breed g44 Domestic line chromosome 21, NumMel1.0, whole genome shotgun sequence encodes these proteins:
- the NEFM gene encoding neurofilament medium polypeptide, with protein MSYTMEPLGNPSYRRVMTETRATYSRASASPSSGFRSQSWSRGSGSTVSSSYKRSNLGAPRAAYGSTVLSSADSLDVSQSSLLNGAAELKLSRSNEKEQLQGLNDRFAGYIEKVHYLEQQNKEIEAELAALRQKHAGRAQLGDAYEQELRELRGALEQVSHEKAQIQLDSEHIEEDIQRLRERFEDEARLRDETEATIRALRKEMEEASLMRAELDKKVQSLQDEVAFLRGNHEEEVAELLAQLQASHATVERKDYLKTDLTTALKEIRAQLECQSDHNMHQAEEWFKCRYAKLTEAAEQNKEAIRSAKEEIAEYRRQLQSKSIELESVRGTKESLERQLSDIEERHNNDLTTYQDTIHQLENELRGTKWEMARHLREYQDLLNVKMALDIEIAAYRKLLEGEETRFSAFSGSITGPIFTHRQPSVTIASTKIQKTKIEPPKLKVQHKFVEEIIEETKVEDEKSEMEDALAAIAEEMAAKAQQEEQEEEKAEEGEAVEEEAVPEKAEEQAAEEEEKEEEAEEEEAAKSDVAEEGGSEKEEIEEKEEGEEAEEEAEAKGKAEEAKVEKVKTPPAKSPPKSPPKSPATEQAKAVQKAAAEVGKDQKAEKAAEKAAKEEEKAASPEKPATPKVTSPEKPATPEKPSTPEKAASPEKLRSPEKPTTPEKAVTPEKAASPEKPRTPEKPASPEKPATPEKPRTPEKPATPEKPRSPEKPSSPLKDEKAAVEESVTVTKVTKVTAEVEVSKEARKEDIAVNGEVEEKKDEAKEKEAEEEEKGVVTNGLDVSPVDEKGEKVVVTKKAEKIISEGGDSTTTYITKSVTVTQKVEEHEESFEEKLVSTKKVEKVTSHAVVKEIKE; from the exons ATGAGCTACACCATGGAGCCCTTGGGCAACCCCTCGTACCGCAGGGTGATGACCGAGACCCGCGCCACGTACAGCCGGGCCAGCGCGTCCCCGTCCAGCGGCTTCCGCTCTCAGTCGTGGTCGCGGGGCTCCGGCAGCACCGTGTCCTCCTCCTACAAACGCTCCAACCTCGGGGCTCCGCGGGCCGCCTACGGCTCCACCGTGCTGAGCTCCGCCGACAGCCTCGACGTGAGCCAGTCCTCGCTGCTGAACGGGGCGGCCGAGCTGAAGCTGAGCCGCTCCAACgagaaggagcagctgcaggggctgAACGACCGTTTCGCGGGGTACATCGAGAAGGTGCATTACctggagcagcagaacaaggagATCGAGGCGGAGCTGGCGGCGCTGCGGCAGAAACACGCCGGGAGGGCGCAACTGGGGGACGCCTACGAGCAGGAGCTGCGGGAGCTGCGCGGGGCCCTGGAGCAGGTGAGCCACGAGAAGGCGCAGATCCAGCTGGACTCGGAGCACATCGAGGAGGACATCCAGCGGCTGCGGGAGCGGTTCGAGGATGAGGCGCGGCTGCGCGACGAGACGGAGGCCACCATCCGCGCCCTGCGCAAGGAGATGGAGGAGGCCTCGCTGATGCGGGCGGAGCTGGACAAGAAGGTGCAGTCGCTGCAGGACGAGGTGGCCTTCCTGCGGGGCAACCACGAGGAGGAGGTGGCCGAGCTGCTGGCCCAGCTGCAGGCGTCCCACGCCACGGTGGAGAGGAAGGACTACCTGAAGACAGACCTGACCACGGCGCTGAAGGAGATCCGCGCTCAGCTGGAGTGCCAGTCCGACCACAACATGCACCAGGCCGAGGAGTGGTTCAAGTGCCGCTACGCCAAGCTGACGGAGGCGGCCGAGCAGAACAAGGAGGCCATCCGCTCCGCCAAGGAGGAGATCGCCGAGTACCGGCGGCAGCTGCAGTCCAAGAGCATCGAGCTGGAGTCGGTGCGCGGCACCAAGGAATCGCTGGAGCGACAGCTGAGCGACATCGAGGAGCGTCACAACAACGACCTCACCACCTACCAG GACACGATCCATCAGCTGGAAAATGAGCTTAGAGGAACGAAGTGGGAGATGGCGCGTCATTTGAGGGAGTACCAGGATCTCCTCAATGTCAAGATGGCCCTGGATATCGAAATTGCTGCATACAG GAAGCTGCTGGAGGGTGAGGAGACAAGATTCAGTGCCTTCTCTGGAAGCATCACTGGACCCATATTCACACACAGGCAACCATCGGTCACAATAGCATCcactaaaatacagaaaaccaaAATCGAGCCACCAAAGCTGAAGGTCCAGCACAAATTTGTAGAAGAAATCATCGAAGAGACGAAAGTAGAGGATGAGAAGTCTGAAATGGAAGATGCCCTCGCAGCTATCGCAGAAGAAATGGCAGCCAAGGCTCAGCAGGaagaacaggaggaggaaaaggcagaagaaggAGAAGCTGTAGAGGAAGAAGCTGTTCCTGAGAAGGCTGAAGAACAGgcagctgaggaagaagagaaggaagaagaagcagaggaggaagaagctgcAAAATCAGATGTGGCAGAAGAAGGAGgctctgaaaaggaagaaatagaggaaaaggaagaaggggaggaggcagaggaagaagctgAAGCCAAGGGCAAAGCTGAAGAGGCAAAGgtagaaaaagtgaaaacacCTCCTGCCAAGTCACCCCCTAAATCCCCCCCTAAATCCCCTGCAACAGAGCAAGCCAAGGCTgtccagaaagcagcagcagaggtagGAAAGgatcagaaagcagagaaagctgctgagaaagcagccaaggaggaggagaaggcagcatCCCCGGAGAAGCCGGCGACACCGAAGGTGACTTCCCCGGAGAAGCCGGCGACCCCGGAGAAACCATCAACCCCAGAGAAAGCGGCCAGCCCGGAGAAGCTCCGCTCCCCAGAGAAACCAACAACTCCAGAAAAAGCGGTGACCCCAGAGAAAGCAGCGAGCCCGGAGAAGCCCCGCACCCCAGAGAAACCAGCAAGCCCCGAAAAGCCGGCGACCCCAGAGAAGCCCCGCACTCCCGAAAAGCCAGCGACGCCGGAGAAGCCCCGTTCTCCAGAGAAGCCGTCCTCCCCCCTCAAAGACGAAAAGGCTGCGGTGGAGGAGAGCGTCACCGTCACAAAGGTAACAAAAGTCACCGCGGAGGTGGAGGTGTCGAAGGAAGCCAGGAAAGAAGACATCGCGGTGAATGGTGAAGTGGAGGAGAAGAAGGATGAGGCCAAGGAGAAGGaggctgaggaggaagagaagggcgTTGTCACCAACGGCCTCGACGTGAGCCCCGTCGATGAGAAGGGTGAGAAAGTCGTGGTCAccaaaaaagcagagaaaatcatTAGTGAAGGAGGGGACAGTACGACCACGTACATCACGAAGTCGGTGACGGTCACTCAGAAGGTGGAGGAACACGAGGAGAGCTTTGAGGAGAAATTAGTGTCCACCAAGAAGGTGGAGAAAGTTACTTCACACGCTGTAGTAAAAGAGATTAAGGAGTGA